One Chryseobacterium indoltheticum DNA segment encodes these proteins:
- the porQ gene encoding type IX secretion system protein PorQ, whose product MKKVLIFSLFLSGIVSFAQTGTNVYSFLNIPVSARQAALGGDAITIRDYDVSFAIANPALLNKDSDKQLSVNASTYLADSKFGTVAFAKDLDNGHMVTLNARYLSYGNIPRTDESGFEMGEFSASDVAVGAGYAYQFEEDWTIGGGLNFITSKIDTYTSSALSGTAGVTYHNKQSKEVASVVFKNFGYQFKSFNGERENLPFRIDLGYTKILKAIPLAITITAHDLQKFDISSDYNVNGQEIGFGRKIADHFSLGAELFPEKGFNIRLGYNVRRGNELAVVDQRNFTGLSAGFGLKISKFRLDYAHVRYHNSSNVNQIGISVDLSGHQGQ is encoded by the coding sequence TTGAAGAAAGTTCTAATTTTTTCACTATTTCTTTCGGGAATTGTTTCATTTGCACAAACTGGAACAAACGTTTATTCTTTCTTAAATATTCCTGTCTCTGCAAGACAGGCTGCTTTAGGTGGAGATGCTATTACCATTAGAGATTATGATGTATCTTTTGCCATTGCCAATCCTGCTTTGTTGAATAAAGATTCAGATAAACAGCTTTCAGTAAACGCTTCTACTTATCTGGCAGATTCGAAATTTGGAACGGTTGCATTTGCAAAAGATTTAGATAATGGGCATATGGTTACCTTAAATGCAAGATATTTAAGCTATGGAAATATCCCAAGAACCGATGAAAGTGGTTTTGAAATGGGCGAATTTTCTGCTTCTGATGTAGCTGTAGGCGCAGGATATGCTTATCAGTTTGAAGAAGACTGGACGATTGGTGGAGGATTAAATTTTATCACTTCAAAAATCGATACTTATACTTCTTCTGCCCTATCCGGAACTGCTGGTGTAACGTATCACAATAAGCAAAGTAAAGAAGTTGCCTCTGTGGTTTTCAAAAACTTCGGATATCAGTTTAAATCTTTCAATGGCGAACGAGAAAATCTTCCGTTTAGAATAGATTTGGGATATACAAAAATATTAAAGGCGATACCTTTAGCGATTACTATTACAGCGCACGATTTGCAGAAATTTGATATTTCTTCTGATTATAATGTTAACGGGCAAGAAATTGGTTTCGGTAGAAAAATTGCCGATCACTTTTCTCTTGGTGCCGAACTTTTCCCTGAAAAAGGGTTCAATATAAGATTAGGCTATAATGTAAGAAGAGGAAATGAGCTTGCCGTTGTTGATCAGCGAAATTTTACAGGGTTGTCTGCAGGTTTTGGTCTGAAGATTTCAAAATTCCGTTTAGATTATGCTCATGTAAGATATCATAATTCTTCAAATGTTAATCAAATAGGGATTTCTGTAGATTTGAGCGGTCACCAAGGACAGTAA
- the pyrH gene encoding UMP kinase: MKYKRILLKLSGEALMGNRQYGIDTERLIEYAQEIKKVVDRGCEIAIVIGGGNIFRGVAGAAKGMDRVQGDYMGMLATVINGMALQGALEDAGIRTRLQSAIEMDKVAEPFIKRRAVRHLEKGRVVIFGAGTGNPYFTTDTAATLRAIEIGADVILKGTRVDGIYDSDPEKNENAVKYNSLTFEEVFEKDLKVMDMTAFTLSHENKLPIIVFDMNKDGNLLKIVDGENVGTLVNL, translated from the coding sequence ATGAAATATAAAAGAATCCTTCTGAAACTGAGTGGTGAGGCATTAATGGGGAACAGACAATACGGTATCGATACCGAAAGACTGATAGAATATGCTCAGGAAATCAAGAAAGTGGTTGACAGAGGCTGCGAAATTGCGATTGTAATCGGAGGAGGAAATATTTTCCGTGGTGTAGCAGGAGCTGCAAAAGGAATGGATAGAGTACAGGGCGATTATATGGGAATGCTTGCAACCGTTATCAACGGAATGGCTTTACAAGGTGCTTTGGAAGATGCCGGAATCAGAACCAGACTACAGTCTGCTATCGAAATGGATAAAGTGGCTGAGCCTTTCATCAAAAGAAGAGCGGTAAGACATCTTGAAAAAGGCAGAGTAGTAATCTTCGGGGCAGGAACAGGAAATCCTTATTTCACAACAGACACTGCAGCTACATTAAGAGCCATCGAAATAGGTGCTGATGTTATCCTTAAAGGCACCAGAGTTGACGGTATCTACGACAGCGATCCTGAAAAAAATGAAAATGCAGTAAAATATAATTCTTTAACTTTTGAAGAAGTTTTTGAAAAAGACCTTAAGGTAATGGATATGACTGCCTTTACATTAAGCCACGAAAATAAATTGCCAATCATCGTTTTTGATATGAATAAAGACGGTAATTTATTGAAAATTGTAGACGGAGAAAATGTAGGAACATTAGTGAATCTTTAA
- the frr gene encoding ribosome recycling factor, producing the protein MEELDLIVESVKHDMEAAIKHLDHAFQRIRAGRASTSMVQDVMVEYYGAPTPLNQVANVSVPDAMTISIQPWDRTAIGAIEKAIINSNLGFAPSNNGENIILNVPPLTEDRRRELAKQAKGETEDTKIVVRNARQNGIKELKKLEGVSEDAIKGVEEEIQALTDKHVKLCDEHLKTKEAEIMKV; encoded by the coding sequence ATGGAAGAATTAGATCTTATCGTAGAATCTGTAAAACATGATATGGAAGCGGCTATAAAGCACTTGGATCATGCATTTCAAAGAATCAGAGCGGGGCGTGCGTCTACGAGCATGGTTCAGGATGTAATGGTAGAATACTACGGTGCGCCGACTCCTCTTAATCAGGTTGCTAACGTTTCTGTACCAGATGCGATGACCATCTCTATTCAACCTTGGGATAGAACTGCGATTGGGGCTATAGAAAAAGCAATTATCAATTCAAATTTGGGTTTTGCGCCCTCTAATAATGGTGAAAATATTATTCTTAACGTTCCACCTTTGACGGAGGACAGAAGAAGAGAATTGGCAAAGCAGGCTAAAGGAGAAACAGAAGATACTAAAATCGTTGTAAGAAATGCCAGACAAAACGGCATCAAAGAATTGAAAAAACTGGAAGGTGTTTCTGAAGATGCTATTAAAGGTGTTGAAGAAGAAATTCAGGCGCTTACAGACAAGCATGTAAAACTTTGTGACGAGCATCTTAAAACAAAAGAAGCTGAAATTATGAAAGTATGA